A window of the Rhodospirillales bacterium genome harbors these coding sequences:
- a CDS encoding c-type cytochrome: MTLIAPVSLSCRPVIAAGIIVLVGLSGSPAAAQESDGSDAAPGKLMFSNPFSGQEDIQAEGRTKFNVHCSHCHGPNAIQGERPRDLRRLTLRYGKKVAEVFLTTALDGRPNKGMPPWRDVMPEEDLWKVFTFLETVQKK; this comes from the coding sequence ATGACCCTCATCGCTCCGGTTTCCCTCAGTTGCCGCCCGGTGATCGCCGCCGGGATCATCGTCCTCGTCGGGTTGTCCGGTAGTCCGGCAGCAGCCCAGGAATCGGATGGCTCGGACGCGGCGCCTGGCAAGCTCATGTTCAGCAATCCGTTTTCCGGGCAGGAGGACATTCAGGCCGAGGGGCGGACAAAGTTCAACGTGCATTGCTCGCATTGCCACGGGCCCAACGCGATTCAGGGTGAGCGGCCGCGCGACCTTCGGCGCCTGACGTTGCGCTATGGCAAGAAGGTCGCCGAAGTGTTCTTGACGACCGCGCTCGACGGACGCCCCAACAAGGGCATGCCCCCTTGGCGTGACGTGATGCCCGAGGAGGATCTCTGGAAGGTGTTCACGTTTCTCGAGACGGTTCAGAAGAAATAG